Below is a window of Myxococcota bacterium DNA.
CGACCCCGACGCCTACGCCAGCGAGCTCGCGGGCGACCCCGGCTATCTGCCGGCGGACTACCAGGGTCTCGCGCTTCTCCTCGACGACGACGCTGCCGATCGGTAAACCGCGGACAGGCGCGGCGGGTCGAAACAGTCAGGACAAGGAGGTCCTCTCCATGCGACCGTTCAAGAGTCTCTCCCTCGCCGCGCTTTTGTGCGCGCTGTTCGTGTCACCGGTTCGTGCAGACCCCAACGCCCCGACGGGCGGACCCGGCGGTCCCGGCGGACCGGGGATGGAAGGGCGGCTCGAGAAGCAGCTCGGCAAGCTCGGCCTCTCCGACTCACAGAACCAGAAGGTGCAGGCGATCCTCACTGCCGCCAAGCCGCAGCGCGACGCGATGCGCGGCCAGATGCGCCAGGCGTTCCAGGACATGCGCAGCTTGCTCGACCAGGACGCTCCGGACCAGAACGCGGTCATGGCGCAGGCCGACCGCATCGGTCAGCTCCAGACCCAGGCCCACAAGGACATGCTGACCACGCTTCTCGCAGTGCGCGCCGAGCTCTCCCCCGCTCAGCGCGCACAGCTCCGTGAGTCGATGCACGAGCACATGCAGGGCCGCTGGCACCGCTGGCACCACGGTTACAACCGCGGTGGTCAGGGAGCTCCGCCCAGCGGCGGCGCGCCCGCCCCAACCCCAGAGACGTCTCCGGAGGACTGATCTCTGAGACGTCACTCCCTCGCGTATCTGCTCACGGCCGGCCTCACCGCTTGCGCGGTGGGGCCGGACTACGTGCGCCCCGAGTCCGCCGCACCGGATGCGTGG
It encodes the following:
- a CDS encoding Spy/CpxP family protein refolding chaperone, which gives rise to MRPFKSLSLAALLCALFVSPVRADPNAPTGGPGGPGGPGMEGRLEKQLGKLGLSDSQNQKVQAILTAAKPQRDAMRGQMRQAFQDMRSLLDQDAPDQNAVMAQADRIGQLQTQAHKDMLTTLLAVRAELSPAQRAQLRESMHEHMQGRWHRWHHGYNRGGQGAPPSGGAPAPTPETSPED